The genomic interval GAGGCCATCGCCCACCTTCAGGCCCTGGGCGTACTTGGCAAACGCGGCCACGAAGTCGGCGCGGATGCTCTCGTGCACCAGGTAGCGGGTGGGCGAGATGCAGACCTGGCCTGCGTTGCGGAACTTGGCCCCGCTGCCGATCTTGATGGCCAGTTCGAGGTCGGCGTCTTCCGCAATGATGACCGGTGCATGGCCGCCCAGCTCCATCGTCACACGCTTCATGTGCTTGCCAGCCAGCGCGGCCAGTTGCTTGCCCACGGGCGTGGAGCCGGTGAAGGTGACCTTGCGGATGATGGGGTGCGGGATCAGGTAGCTGGAGATTTCAGCGGGGTCGCCATAGACCAGGCCCACGGTGCCTGCGGGCACACCGGCATCGGCAAACGCGCGGATCAGTTCGGCGGGGCTGGCGGGGGTTTCCTCAGGCGCCTTCACCAGAATCGAGCAGCCTGCACCCAGCGCGGCGGCCAGCTTGCGCACCACCTGGTTGATGGGAAAGTTCCAGGGCGTGAACGCGGCCACGGGGCCCACCGGGTCCTTCAGCACCATCTGCGTGGCCTTGAGGTTGCGCGAGGGCACGATGCGGCCATACACGCGCAGCGACTCGTCGGCAAACCATTCGATGATGTCGGCAGACGCCATGGTCTCGACCTTGGCCTCGGCCAGGGGCTTGCCCTGCTCTTGCACCATGATGGCGGCAATGGCGTCGGCACGCTCGCGCATCAGGGCGGCGGCGCGGCGCATGGTCTTGGCGCGCTCGGCGGCAGGCATGTCACGCCAGGCTTCAAAGCCCTTTTGTGCGGCGTCCAGCGCACGGTCCAGATCGACCTTGGTGGCATGGGCCACGCGGCCGATTTCCTTACCCGTGGCGGGGTTGAACACGGCAAGGGTCTTGCCTTCAGCGGCGTCTTGCCACTGGCCTGCGATGAAGAGCTGGGTGTTGGGATAGGTCATGAGCGTTGGTTGATCAGCCAAGGTGGTGAAAAAATCAAAAAAACGACTATACGCCTGCGATGATGGCTGTGTATTTCAAGGAGATTGCATGCGAGAAGTAGTCCAAAGCCTCGAAGAGTCGCGCATCCGCGAAGTGGCCAACGAAGGCCTGGGGCGCAGCGATGTGCTGAAGTTCTGGTTTGGCGAGAGCGACGAGGTGACGCCCGACTTCATCCGCGACGCGGCCATTGCGTCGCTGCAAAAGGGCGAAACCTTTTACGCCCACAACCTGGGCCTGCCCGAACTGCGCCACGCGATTGCGGGCTACATGCACGGCCTGCACCCGCAGCAGCATACCGATGCGTGGTTTGACCGTATCGCAGTGACATCCGGCGGCGTGAACGGCCTGATGGTGGCCGTGCAGGCGCTGGTGGATGCGGGCGACGAAGTGGTGCTGGTGACGCCCGTGTGGCCCAACCTGGTGGCGCAGCCGCGCATTCTGGGTGCGCAGGTGCGCACTGTGCCGCTGGTGGCCGACGTGCACGGCGCGTGGCAGCTGGACATGGATACGCTGCTGGCCGCCATCACGCCCGGCACGCGCCTGCTGGTCGTCAACGCGCCCAACAACCCCACGGGCTGGACGCTGACGCGCGAGGAACAAGCCACCATCCTCGCGCACTGCCGCCGCACCGGCACATGGATTTTGGCGGACGAGGTGTACGAGCGGCTGTACTACGCGGGCGACACGGCCAATGGCGCGGCCCCCAGCTTTCTGGACGTGGCTGAGCCCGAGGACCGGCTGATCGTGACACACAGCTTTTCCAAGAGCTTCCTGATGACCGGCTGGCGCCTTGGGTGGCTGGTGCTGCCGCCATCGCTGACGCATGCCGTCGGCAAGCTGATCGAGTTCAACACCTCGTGCGCGCCGGTGTTTGTGCAGCGCGGGGCCACGGTGGCGCTGCAGCGCACGGATGAGGTAACGCCTGCGCTGGTGGCGCACCTGAAAACCTGCCGCGACACGCTGGTGCCGCTGCTGGCCGATGTGCCGGGGGTGTCTGTGGCCACGCCGCGTGGGGGCATGTATGCGTTCTTCCACATCGACGGGCATGACGAGTGCCTGACGCTGGCCAAGCGGCTGGTGCGGGAGGCCGGGCTGGGGCTGGCGCCAGGCAGTGCGTTTGGAGGTGAGGCGTCAGGCTGGCTGCGGTGGTGTTTTGCGAGCCAGGATGTGGGGAGGCTGGAGGAAGGAGTCGGGAGGTTGCGGGGGTGGTTGAAAGGTTGATGCAGAGCGATTTTTGAACCGCAGATTCAACTACAAAGTGCACCGAATTTCAGTGTAACGGACGAATCTCCAAGCCCATGAACACCTCGTGGGGAGTGCGGTAGTTGAGGCACTTGCGGGGTCGGTGGTTGAGCCGGTAGAGCGCATCGTCAACTTCGTGCTGCGAGACCCGGCGCAGGTTGGTGCACTTGGGGAAGTACTGGCGCAACAGGCCATTGGTGTTCTCGTTGAGCCCACGCTCCCATGAGTGGTAGGGATGCGCGAAGTACACATCCGCCCCCAGACTGGCGGCGATGAATGCATGCTCAGCAAACTCCTTGCCATTGTCGAACGTGATCGTTTCGCACAAGTGTTTGTGAGGTCGCAGCAGTGCGATCACAGCCTCGGTCACCCCTGCGCTGTGGCGCGAGTCCAGTTGCTGCGCCAGTGTGTAGCGGGACTTGCGCTCCACCAAGGTCACCAGTACCCCTTGGTGGCCCTTGCCGACCACGGTGTCACCCTCCCAGTCACCCATGCGGCTGCGTGCGTCAACGATGGCGGGGCGCTGCTCTATGCAGAGCCGATCTTTGAGTGTGCCGCGCCGCTCTTGTCCGCTGCCGTAGCGCTTGCGTCGCACCTTCTGGCAGCGCAGGTGTTTGATCAGCTCACCGCCTTTGCGTTTGTCGTCATAGATGTGCTGGTAGATGCATTCGTGGCTGATGGTCAGCACGCCCTCCAGCCGCAGCCGTCCGCTGACCTGCTCGGGAGAAAGCTCCAGGCGCAGATAGCTGTGCACCTGGCTCCACTGCCGCACATTGAACTGGCGTGCATTGCGCTGTGCCCTTTGGCGGGCACGGGCCCGCTCATGAGCGCGGGCGGGTTTGTAGCCTTGGGCTCCAGCGTTGCGATTGAGCTCGCGGGTGATGGTCGATCGGCTTCGATTGAGCTGTGCGGCTATCACTGCCGGGCTTATGTTTTGACGACGCAGTGCGTGGATTTGGTATCGTTCTTCTCGGGTCAAGTGGGTATAGGTCATGGTGCAACGTTTGGGACTGGCTGGTCACAAAAATGCATCCTATGCACTCTTGGCCCAACTCGGTTTACTTGCGTTGCACTTCGTACTTGAATCCGCCAACTATTTTTGCCGCTAGCACTTGCTGGGCAAGCGCTAGCAGCTATTATTTTTATAGCTTATCTCGCCCCCGCCCGTTCGGCTGCAGCGGCCGTCAGGACGACACCGGGCTGTGCGTGGCTGCAAAAAAATGCCGGAACTGCTCCTGCGCACCCGCCGCAGACTGGCATTCGTGCGGGCCGGTCTGCAGCAAGGCATCGGGCCACTGTGGGTTCTTGGCGAACACATGGCGGGTGACCGGCAGGCCCGCAGCCTCCAGCCGGGCCGCGTAGGCCAGCGCCTCGTCGTGCATGGGGTCGGTGTCGCCCACCAGGATCAGCGTGGGGGGCAGCCCCGCCAGGCGCTGCGCACCGGCGGGCACGGCATAGGGGTGCTCGGCATCGCGCGGGCAACGCAGAAAGTTGCGCCAACCCTCTGTCCACTTGCACCCGGTGGCGTCGCCCGTGGCCTCGCGCACCGAGGCGGTGCCCACGCAGGGGTCCAGCATGGGCGACAGCAGAATCTGCCCGGCCAGCGGGGGGTGCGACTGGTCGCGCGCCATCAGTGCCACGGCCGCTGCCAGGTTGCCGCCGGCCTCCTCGCCCGCCAGGTAAACCGCGGCGCCCTGCCCGCCGAGCCTGGTGCGGTGCTTGTGCACCCACTTGAGCACACCGTAGCCCGTGTCCACCGGCTGCGGAAAGGGCGTGAGCGGATACGCCACCGACACCACCACGGCCCCCGCACCCTCCAGCATCGAGGCCACCGTGCAGCCGATGTCCAGGTTGCCCGACGTGAAGGCACCACCATGAAAGTGCACCACCACCGGGGACGCCTGGCCGGTCTTCTTGCGGCCGTACATGCGCACCGCCACGTCCTGCCCCTGGGCCACCTCAATGGTGGAATCGGTGCAGACAGAAGAAGCCGCCCCGGACGCCCTGGCAGACGCTGCCGCGGGCTGCGATGGCGAAGATGACGACGATGGCCGGTCGGGCTGCATGGCAGATACCCATCAAGTAGGTGGAGCGTCGGTTGACGATGGATGAAATGTAGTGGCTCCTGGCCAGCATATAAACCGGCAAAACACCGCCGCAGTGTTTCCAAACAGCCAACAATCATCGCGCGCCTGGCGTGTGAGAATTCTTCCGAGTTCCAGATTCAAGGAGAAGCCATGGACCAGATACAGGCCATGCGCATATTCGTGCGGGTGGTGGAGGCCGGCACGTTCACCCGGGCGGCCGATTCGCTGAGCCTGCCCAAAGCCACGGTGACGAAACATGTGCAGGCGCTGGAGGAGCGCCTGCGCGTGAAGCTGCTCAACCGCACCACACGCCGCGTGACGGTGACGCCCGATGGCGCGGCCTATTACGACCGCACGGTTCGGCTGCTGACCGACCTGGACGACATCGAGGCCAGCATGACCAACGCCCGGGCCAACCCGCGCGGGCGGCTGCGCGTGGATGTGGGTACCTCGGTGGCACAGCTGCTCATCATTCCGCACCTGGCGGAGTTTCATGCCCGCTATCCGGACATCCAGGTGGACCTGGGCGTCAGTGACCGCATGGTGGATCTGATCGGGGACAACGTGGACTGCGTGATCCGTGGGGGCGAGTTGACCGACCAATCGCTCGTGGCACGCCGCATTGGCAATCTGGATTTCATCACGGTCGCCTCGCCCGACTACCTCCAGCGCAAGGGCACCCCCAGCCATCCGGTCGAGATCGAGGAGAAACACACAAGCGTGATCTACTTTTCTGCGCAAAGCGGCAGACACTATCCGCTGGAGTTCCGCCAGGGCGACGAATCGATCGACATCACCGGCCCCTACCAGTTGAGCGTGAACGAGAGCAATGCCTATGTGACATCCCTCGTCGCAGGCCTTGGCATTGGCCAGATCACCGCCTTTCAGGCCCAGCGGCACTTTGACCAGGGCACCCTGGTGCAACTGCTGCCCGAATGGACCCAGCCGCCCTTGCCCGTGTACGTGGTGTACCCCCCCAACCGGCATCTGAGCGCCAAGGTGCGGGCGTTTGTGGACTGGGCGGCAGAACTCTTCCAGCGTGAAACCGATCTGCGCCAGTCTGCCTGACCCTGCGCTGCCCGGCGGCTTTATGCTTGCGCCCATGAACGCCACCGAGCCCACCCCCACACCCGGTTCATCCGCCACTGAAGCCCAGCCCTCTGCTCCGGGCACCACACCAACCCGGCAGCCCCGCAACCCGCTGCACGGGGTGACGCTGGAGGCCATGGTGGTGGCGCTGGCCGACTACTTTGGCTGGGAAGAGCTGGGGCGGCAGATCCCCATCCGCTGCTTCCAGATCGACCCCAGCGTGGGATCCAGCCTGAAATTTCTGCGCAAGACCCCCTGGGCGCGGGAGAAGGTCGAAAGCCTCTACCTCTTCATGCTGCGCGACCAGCGGCGCAACGCGCAGGACTGAGACCTTCAGCGTCCACCTGCGCGCGCAAGAAGCCCATGCCTCGGGTGTCAGTCGCCCGCGGCCACCAGAAAGTCGCGGCTGATACCGCCCCCCAGGTCGTTCACACGGTCGAGGAACTGCGTGAGAAACGCATGCAGGCCGGTCGCCAGTATTTCGTCAATGCGGCCGTATTGCAGATCGGCCAGCAGGCGCCCGGCCCTGCGCTGCGTTTCGGCAGACTGCTCGTTGGCCAGCACCGCGAGGTTGTCCACCACTTCGCGCAGGCAGGCGTGCAGCGAGCGCGGCATGTCACGGCGCAGAATCAGCAGGTCTGCCACGCGGCCGGGGGTGATCACGTCGCGATACACCTTGCGGTACACCTCGAACGCCGAGACGCTGCGCAGGATGGCGCTCCAGTGATAAAAGTCATTTTCCTGGTGGCGCTCGCTGGCACGTCCGAAAAAGTCGTTCTCGACGGCGTGGAATTTCACATCCAGCAAGCGCGCCGTGTTGTCTGCCCGCTCCAGAAACGTGCCCATGCGCAGAAAGTGGAACGCCTCGTCCTGCAGCATGGTGCCCAACACCACACCCCGCGACAGGTGTGAGCGGTATTTCACCCATTCAAAGAACTGCCCCGCATCGCGCTCGAAAGCACCTGCCTGAAGGTGCCGGTTGAGCTCCAGCCAGGTCTGGTTCTGCGTCTCCCACACTTCAGTCGTGAGCGCGCCCCGCACGGCCCGCGCGTTTTCGCGCGCGGCACGCAGGCACGACAGGATGGAGGAAGGGTTGTCTCCATCACGAACCATGAACTCCAGCACGTTCTGCGGTGTGACCTTGCCGTGCCGGGCGGTGTAGGCAGGAATCAGTTCACTGATGGACAGCAACCCCTCCCAGCTCTCCTGTGCCACAACGGCAGACTGCGGCAACAGCGAGGTTTCGTAGCTCACGTTGAGCATGCGGGCGGTGTTCTCTGCCCTTTCGGTGTATCGAGACATCCAGAACAGATGGTCGGCGGTACGGCTCAGCATACGGCCTCCCTGATCGATGCGGGCAGAGAACCCCGCACGTGCTGCGCACGCATGCGATGTTGTATCGAAACACCGCCTTCGGCGGCGTTTTCTGCCCTTTCGGTGTATCGAGACATCCAGAACAGATGGTCGGCGGTACGGCTCAGCATACGACCTCCCTGATCGATGCGGGCAGAGAACCCCGCACGTGCTGCGCACGCATGCGATGTTGTATCGAAACACCGCCTTCGGCGGCGTTTTCTGCCCTTTCGGTGTATCGAGACATCCAGAACAGATGGTCGGCGGTACGGCTCAGCATCTCAAAACCTCCCTTGCGTTTGCGTCATGCCACCCATGGTCTGCGACTGCGACTGAACCGATGGCCCCGCCGCGTGCTCGCCCAGCACCCAGGTGTCCTTGGTGCCCCCGCCCTGTGACGAGTTGACCACCAGCGATCCCTCCTGCAGCGCCACGCGCGTGAGGCCACCGGCCACCATCTGCACTTCACGACCACTGAGCACGAAAGGCCGCAGGTCGATGTGGCGCGGGGCGATGCCGCTTTCCACAAAGGTGGGGCAGCTGGACAGGCTGAGCGTGGGCTGGGCGATGTAACCCGCCGGGTTGGCCAGCAGCGCGCGGCGGAAGTCCTCGATCTCGGCCTGCGTGGCGGCCGGGCCGATCAGCATGCCGTAGCCACCCGCGCCGTGCACTTCCTTCACGACCAGATCTTTCAGATGGGCCAGCACATGCTGCAGGTCATCCTGCTTGCGGCACATCCAGGTAGGCACGTTCTTGAGGATGGGCTCCTGCCCCAGGTAGAACCGGATCATCTCGGGCACGTAGGGGTACACCGACTTGTCGTCGGCCACGCCGGTGCCCACGGCGTTGCAGATGCCCACGTTGCCGGCGCGGTAGGCCTCCATGAGGCCATGGCACCCCAGCGTGGAGTTGCGGCGAAACACCTGCGGGTCGAGGAAGTCGTCGTCCACGCGGCGGTAGATCACGTCCACCCGCTGCAGGCCCCGCGTGGTGCGCATGTAAACGAACTTGTCCTTGACCACCAGGTCCTGTCCCTCCACCAGCTCCACGCCCATCTGCTGGGCCAGGAAGGCGTGTTCGAAGTAGGCGCTGTTGTGCATGCCGGGCGTGAGCACCACCACCGTGGGCTCGTCGGCCGCTGCGGGCGCGCTGGCGCGCAGGGTCTCGAGCAGCATGTCGGGGTAGTGCGCTACCGGCGCGACCTTGTGCAGGCTGAACAGCTCCGGGAAGAGCCGCATCATCATCTTGCGGTTTTCGAGCATGTAGCTCACGCCGCTGGGCACCCGCAGGTTGTCCTCCAGCACGTAGTACTCGCCTTCGCCCTGCGCATTGGGTGCGCGCACGATGTCGATGCCGGCAATGTGCGCATAGATGTTCTGAGGCACCTGCAGCCCGGCCATCTCGGGCCGGTATTGGGCGTTGTGCAGGATCAGGTCGGCGGGAACGATACCCGCCCGGATGATGTCCTGGCCGTGGTAGACGTCGTGGATGAACCGGTTGAGCGCCGTCACGCGTTGCACCAGCCCCTGCTGCATGCTGCTCCACTCGTGGGCGGGAATGATGCGCGGGATCAGGTCAAACGGTATCAGGCGCTCGTTGCCTGCGCCGCCCTCGTCCTTTGCGCCGTAAACGGCGAAGGTGATGCCCACCCGGCGGAAGATCATCTCGGCCTCGGCCCTGCGGGCCTGCATCGCGTCCTGGGGCTGTTTGCCCAGCCACTGCGCATAGCGCTTGTAGTGGTCGCGCACATCGCTGCCATCAAAGGGCAGCATGGCGTACATCTCATCGAATTTCTGCATGAACCGGCCTCCTGCCCTCAGGATAGCAAGTTGTACGCCCGGCGAACGGAAACGCCGGTGGCTGCGCGGCCGCGCCGGCCGGGTCAATCCACCGTGGGCACCACCCGGTGCTGCCAGTAGCGCCGGCCCGTGTCGCGCTCACACGCTACCACCGCGGGGGATGAAGACGCCCACGTGGCGGCGCCGCAGCGTGCGGATTCCACTACCTCAATGCCGCGCACGCGATAGCGTTGCATCACGTCTTCGGCGGGGTGACCAAAGCGGTTGCGGTAGCCCGCCTGCACCAAAGCCGTGCGTGGCTGGACGGCATCCAGAAATCCCGGCGAAGACGATGTTTTGCTGCCGTGGTGCGGCACGAGCAGAAGATCTGCCTTCAGGTTCGCTCCGCGCTCCAGCAGGGCATGCTCTTGCAGGGTTTCGATGTCGCCCGCGAGCATCGCGGCAGGGGCGTTGCCTCCTGCCGCCACGATGCGCAGCACGCAGCTCAGTGCGTTGGGGCGCAGGGCACGGATACCTTCGTCACCAGGCCGGGGGTGCAGCACTTCAAAAACGACGCCGTCCCACTCCCAGCGCTGGCCCGCAAGACACGGGCGGACAGGCCGCACGGCATGCAGGGCATTCTCTGCGTCGAGCGAGCCCACCAACTGGGCCTGTGGCTGCTGTGCAAGCACCGCTGCGGCCCCTCCCGTGTGATCCGCATCGCGGTGGCTGAGCATGAGGATGTCCACCCGCTCGCCCAGCGAGCGCAGCAGCGGCACCAGCACGCGGTGGCCCGCATCGCTCTCGCGGCTGAAACGCGGCCCCGCGTCGTAGAGCAGGGTGTGGCTGGCCGTGCGCACCAACACGGCGTTGCCTTGGCCGATGTCGGCGGCCAGCACTTCAAACTGCCCGGGCACGGGCCGCACCGGATACCACCCCAGGGCGGGCCACAGCAGCATCAGTGCAGCCACCCGAAGCCCCCAGGGCAGGCGCATTGCCAGCAAGCCGCCCCCGGCTACCGCCAGCAACCCGGCCCAGAACGGCGCCGCCGGCAGGAACACCACGGCCCACGGCCACTGCGCAAGCCATTGCAGCATGGCGGCCAGAGGCTGCAAGCTGAGTGCGGCCAGGCTCCACAACGGCGGCCACAACACCCCGCCCAACGCCAGCGGCGTGACGACCAGCGTCACCCACGGAATCGCCACCAGGTTCGCCCCAAACCCTACAAGAGACACCTGCCCAAACAACAACAGCGACAGCGGCGTGAGTGCGAGCGTGACGACCCACTGCTCCCGCAGTAAGGCATAAAAATGCCTTCCAGCGCTTGACTGATAAGCGCCATAAGCTACTGAATTTGTAGCAAACAACATCCCCACCGCCACAAAGCTCAGCCAGAACCCCGCCTGGCCCAGCGCCCACGGGTCTGCCACCACCACGGCAGCACACGCCAAAAGCCACACCTGCGGCCAGGGCCACCGGTTTCCGCTGAGCTGCAGCAGTGCCACGGTGGCCAGCATGATCACCGTGCGCTGTGCAGGCACACCCCAACCACTGAACAGCGCGTAGGCAGTGGCCAGCACCACACCAGCGGCCAGCGCTGCGGACGGCGCGGGCACTGCCAGGCACAACCGCGTGGAGCGCCGCCACAACGCGCGCACCACCAGCGCTGCCAACCAGGCAAACAGGGTGATATGCAAGCCCGAAATGCTCATCAGGTGCGCGACGCCCGTGGCACGAAACACATCCCAGTCGGCACGGTCGATGGCCCGCTGATCGCCGGTCACCAGCGCTGCCACCACGCCCGCCAGGCGCGTGCGCGCAGGGTCCGCATCCTCCGCACCGTGCACCAGGCGCTCGCGGATCGCATCGCGCACGGCCTGGCGGGCCCTTTCCACAGGGTGCCGCCAGGTTGCCGCCATCCACGCGGGCGGTTTATCCCGCGGCCCCGCTCGCACGTAGCCCGTGGCCTGCACGCCCTGCTCCCACATCCAGAGTTCAGCGTCAAAACCGTGCGGGTTTCGCAGCCCGTGCGGGGCCTTGAGGCGCACTGTCATCGCCCAGCGCTCCCCCGCAATCAGTGCCGGCGCTGGGCGTTGCAGGTCCACCACCCCCGCAGCATCGCGAAAGGCACCCCCATACCACGCCACCTCGATGCGTGGGGGCAGCTGCACCGGTGTGCCATAGAGGTGCGCAGACTCGACGTTGATGCGGATGCGGGAGCCGGCCTCATTGCTCTGCGGCATGGTCGCGACCACGCCGGTCACCCGGATGTCCCGCCCCTCCAGCGCAGGTGCGAGCCCCTGCTCGGCAAACGCCACCGCGCGCAGGCCGCACACCGCGAACATGGCGAGGGCGGCCGCACCCAGGGTGAGCGCCGTGGTCGCCGCGGGTCGCCATCGCAGGCGGGTGCTGGCCCACCGCACACCCCAGCCCAGCAGACAGGCCCCCACCAGACACATGCCATACACCGCACCTGCCCACAGCCAGGGCTGCTGCAGCTGGAGGGCCGCCCCCAGCACCAGGCCCATCAGGCACGCCGGCACCCGCCAGGCCGCGGCGGCGGTGTGCCCCGCAGCGCGCCCGCCGACCACGCCCCGGCCCATGCACCCCGAATCAGGGACGGCGGCATTAGGCGTGCTTATGGTGGGCATGGGGTGATGCTAATGCGGCGCCAGCAGCCGCCGGGCTGGATTCTGCGAACCGGGCTGTGTAACACTTCCGGCCACCCGCGCAGTGTTGGCCCGTCGGGCCCGGCCCAGCCCCGCCAACGGCTGCACTCCCGCATCTCTCACGTCACACCAAGGAAGACCATGAGCGTTTACGACAAACTGAAAGAACTCAACATCACACTGCCCCCCGTGTCGGTGCCTGCGGCGGCCTATGTGCCCTACGTGCAGACGGGCAACCTGGTGTTCCTCTCCGGCCACATCGCCCGCAAGGATGGCAAGCCCTGGGCGGCGCAGTTTGGCCGCGACATCGGCACCGAGGAAGGCAAGCAGGCGGCGCGCGCGGTGGCCATCGACCTGATGGGCACACTGCAGGCGGCCTGCGGCGGTGATCTGAACCGCGTCAAGCGCATCGTCAAGGTCATGAGCCTGGTGAACTCCACGGGCGACTTCACCGAGCAGCACCTGGTGACCAACGGCGCCAGCGAACTCCTCGGCCAGGTTTTTGGCGAGAAAGGCGTGCACGCCCGCAGCGCCTTCGGTGTGGCACAGATTCCGATGGGCGCCTGCGTTGAAATCGAGCTGATCGCAGAACTGGCCTGACCGCCATCCTGCCCACCAGGCAAAAACCCATGGCAGAAATGCCATGGGTT from Acidovorax sp. FHTAMBA carries:
- a CDS encoding NAD-dependent succinate-semialdehyde dehydrogenase; the protein is MTYPNTQLFIAGQWQDAAEGKTLAVFNPATGKEIGRVAHATKVDLDRALDAAQKGFEAWRDMPAAERAKTMRRAAALMRERADAIAAIMVQEQGKPLAEAKVETMASADIIEWFADESLRVYGRIVPSRNLKATQMVLKDPVGPVAAFTPWNFPINQVVRKLAAALGAGCSILVKAPEETPASPAELIRAFADAGVPAGTVGLVYGDPAEISSYLIPHPIIRKVTFTGSTPVGKQLAALAGKHMKRVTMELGGHAPVIIAEDADLELAIKIGSGAKFRNAGQVCISPTRYLVHESIRADFVAAFAKYAQGLKVGDGLTAGTQMGPLANPRRITAMADLLADAVQQGAKVLAGGERIGTEGNFFQPTVLNDVPLSARIVNEEPFGPVAAVRGFTKIEDAIAEANRLPFGLAGYAFTSSLKNAHLLAQRLEVGMLWINQAAAPAAELPFGGLKDSGYGSEGGPEAIEAHLNTRLVSIMNV
- a CDS encoding pyridoxal phosphate-dependent aminotransferase: MREVVQSLEESRIREVANEGLGRSDVLKFWFGESDEVTPDFIRDAAIASLQKGETFYAHNLGLPELRHAIAGYMHGLHPQQHTDAWFDRIAVTSGGVNGLMVAVQALVDAGDEVVLVTPVWPNLVAQPRILGAQVRTVPLVADVHGAWQLDMDTLLAAITPGTRLLVVNAPNNPTGWTLTREEQATILAHCRRTGTWILADEVYERLYYAGDTANGAAPSFLDVAEPEDRLIVTHSFSKSFLMTGWRLGWLVLPPSLTHAVGKLIEFNTSCAPVFVQRGATVALQRTDEVTPALVAHLKTCRDTLVPLLADVPGVSVATPRGGMYAFFHIDGHDECLTLAKRLVREAGLGLAPGSAFGGEASGWLRWCFASQDVGRLEEGVGRLRGWLKG
- a CDS encoding IS30 family transposase is translated as MTYTHLTREERYQIHALRRQNISPAVIAAQLNRSRSTITRELNRNAGAQGYKPARAHERARARQRAQRNARQFNVRQWSQVHSYLRLELSPEQVSGRLRLEGVLTISHECIYQHIYDDKRKGGELIKHLRCQKVRRKRYGSGQERRGTLKDRLCIEQRPAIVDARSRMGDWEGDTVVGKGHQGVLVTLVERKSRYTLAQQLDSRHSAGVTEAVIALLRPHKHLCETITFDNGKEFAEHAFIAASLGADVYFAHPYHSWERGLNENTNGLLRQYFPKCTNLRRVSQHEVDDALYRLNHRPRKCLNYRTPHEVFMGLEIRPLH
- a CDS encoding alpha/beta hydrolase, encoding MQPDRPSSSSSPSQPAAASARASGAASSVCTDSTIEVAQGQDVAVRMYGRKKTGQASPVVVHFHGGAFTSGNLDIGCTVASMLEGAGAVVVSVAYPLTPFPQPVDTGYGVLKWVHKHRTRLGGQGAAVYLAGEEAGGNLAAAVALMARDQSHPPLAGQILLSPMLDPCVGTASVREATGDATGCKWTEGWRNFLRCPRDAEHPYAVPAGAQRLAGLPPTLILVGDTDPMHDEALAYAARLEAAGLPVTRHVFAKNPQWPDALLQTGPHECQSAAGAQEQFRHFFAATHSPVSS
- a CDS encoding LysR family transcriptional regulator, which gives rise to MDQIQAMRIFVRVVEAGTFTRAADSLSLPKATVTKHVQALEERLRVKLLNRTTRRVTVTPDGAAYYDRTVRLLTDLDDIEASMTNARANPRGRLRVDVGTSVAQLLIIPHLAEFHARYPDIQVDLGVSDRMVDLIGDNVDCVIRGGELTDQSLVARRIGNLDFITVASPDYLQRKGTPSHPVEIEEKHTSVIYFSAQSGRHYPLEFRQGDESIDITGPYQLSVNESNAYVTSLVAGLGIGQITAFQAQRHFDQGTLVQLLPEWTQPPLPVYVVYPPNRHLSAKVRAFVDWAAELFQRETDLRQSA
- a CDS encoding VF530 family protein, which gives rise to MNATEPTPTPGSSATEAQPSAPGTTPTRQPRNPLHGVTLEAMVVALADYFGWEELGRQIPIRCFQIDPSVGSSLKFLRKTPWAREKVESLYLFMLRDQRRNAQD
- a CDS encoding alpha-E domain-containing protein; the protein is MLSRTADHLFWMSRYTERAENTARMLNVSYETSLLPQSAVVAQESWEGLLSISELIPAYTARHGKVTPQNVLEFMVRDGDNPSSILSCLRAARENARAVRGALTTEVWETQNQTWLELNRHLQAGAFERDAGQFFEWVKYRSHLSRGVVLGTMLQDEAFHFLRMGTFLERADNTARLLDVKFHAVENDFFGRASERHQENDFYHWSAILRSVSAFEVYRKVYRDVITPGRVADLLILRRDMPRSLHACLREVVDNLAVLANEQSAETQRRAGRLLADLQYGRIDEILATGLHAFLTQFLDRVNDLGGGISRDFLVAAGD
- a CDS encoding circularly permuted type 2 ATP-grasp protein, with amino-acid sequence MQKFDEMYAMLPFDGSDVRDHYKRYAQWLGKQPQDAMQARRAEAEMIFRRVGITFAVYGAKDEGGAGNERLIPFDLIPRIIPAHEWSSMQQGLVQRVTALNRFIHDVYHGQDIIRAGIVPADLILHNAQYRPEMAGLQVPQNIYAHIAGIDIVRAPNAQGEGEYYVLEDNLRVPSGVSYMLENRKMMMRLFPELFSLHKVAPVAHYPDMLLETLRASAPAAADEPTVVVLTPGMHNSAYFEHAFLAQQMGVELVEGQDLVVKDKFVYMRTTRGLQRVDVIYRRVDDDFLDPQVFRRNSTLGCHGLMEAYRAGNVGICNAVGTGVADDKSVYPYVPEMIRFYLGQEPILKNVPTWMCRKQDDLQHVLAHLKDLVVKEVHGAGGYGMLIGPAATQAEIEDFRRALLANPAGYIAQPTLSLSSCPTFVESGIAPRHIDLRPFVLSGREVQMVAGGLTRVALQEGSLVVNSSQGGGTKDTWVLGEHAAGPSVQSQSQTMGGMTQTQGRF
- a CDS encoding DNA internalization-related competence protein ComEC/Rec2 translates to MGRGVVGGRAAGHTAAAAWRVPACLMGLVLGAALQLQQPWLWAGAVYGMCLVGACLLGWGVRWASTRLRWRPAATTALTLGAAALAMFAVCGLRAVAFAEQGLAPALEGRDIRVTGVVATMPQSNEAGSRIRINVESAHLYGTPVQLPPRIEVAWYGGAFRDAAGVVDLQRPAPALIAGERWAMTVRLKAPHGLRNPHGFDAELWMWEQGVQATGYVRAGPRDKPPAWMAATWRHPVERARQAVRDAIRERLVHGAEDADPARTRLAGVVAALVTGDQRAIDRADWDVFRATGVAHLMSISGLHITLFAWLAALVVRALWRRSTRLCLAVPAPSAALAAGVVLATAYALFSGWGVPAQRTVIMLATVALLQLSGNRWPWPQVWLLACAAVVVADPWALGQAGFWLSFVAVGMLFATNSVAYGAYQSSAGRHFYALLREQWVVTLALTPLSLLLFGQVSLVGFGANLVAIPWVTLVVTPLALGGVLWPPLWSLAALSLQPLAAMLQWLAQWPWAVVFLPAAPFWAGLLAVAGGGLLAMRLPWGLRVAALMLLWPALGWYPVRPVPGQFEVLAADIGQGNAVLVRTASHTLLYDAGPRFSRESDAGHRVLVPLLRSLGERVDILMLSHRDADHTGGAAAVLAQQPQAQLVGSLDAENALHAVRPVRPCLAGQRWEWDGVVFEVLHPRPGDEGIRALRPNALSCVLRIVAAGGNAPAAMLAGDIETLQEHALLERGANLKADLLLVPHHGSKTSSSPGFLDAVQPRTALVQAGYRNRFGHPAEDVMQRYRVRGIEVVESARCGAATWASSSPAVVACERDTGRRYWQHRVVPTVD